The window TTGTGACGGCCCGAAAGGATGCAGGCGAGGTGGAGGCGCTTGAGTTCGCCGCGGGAGAGGGCGAAGGGGTCGTCCCCCAGGCGGTCTTCGAGGCCGCAGATTTTTGCGATCTCTACCGGGTCGGCGCCGTAGGAGAGGACCTCGGCCTCGACCGTCGCCTCGGTGACGTGGTATTCGGGGTTCTGGAAGGAGAGGGTGAGGGACTCGATGCCCTCTCTGGTGACCGTCCCTGCCGACGGCCGGATAAGGCCCGCGAGGAGGAGGGCGAGGGTCGTCTTCCCGCTCCCCACCCTGCCGCTGACGAGGTGGACGCCCTCGCCAAAGACGCCCGAGCAGGTGAGGGTGAAGGCGCCGCGCCTGAAGAGGACAGAGTCAAGCCTGACGTCCATGCATGATCCTCCAGAGGGGGGGATAGAAGCAGGTCTCTTCGCGGGCGGCGAAGACGGCGGCGGGCGTGCCTATCTCGCCGACCCGCCCCTTCTCCAGGTACAGCACCGTGTCGGCCCGTGCGGCGGCGGCCATGTCCTGGGTGCAGCGGACGGAGTACCGGCACCGGCACTTTGCCAGGGCCTCTTCGACGACCCCGGCCGTCTCGCCGTCGAGGTGGGAGTCGAACTCGTCGAGGACGAGCACCTCGGGGTCTGTCGAGAGAGCGGTCGCGAGGGCCACCAGGGCCCGTTCGCCCCCGGAGAGTTCCCTGACCGTGCGGGGGAGGAGGTCCTCGATCCCGACCAGGCGGGCGGCCGCGTCCACCCGTCTCTCCACCTCCTTGCAGGGGAGACCGGCGAAACGGGAGGGACTTGCTATCTCGTCGTCGACGCGGGTGAAGAGGATACTCTGGTCGGGGAACTCAGGAACCCACCCGACGTCGACCAGCCGCGGCTGTCGGCCGTCGATGGCGATCCTGCCCT of the Methanofollis sp. genome contains:
- a CDS encoding energy-coupling factor ABC transporter ATP-binding protein, coding for MIEIDGLVHGILSIPSLRVDEGHTALIGPNGSGKSTFLSLLSGIALPLQGRIAIDGRQPRLVDVGWVPEFPDQSILFTRVDDEIASPSRFAGLPCKEVERRVDAAARLVGIEDLLPRTVRELSGGERALVALATALSTDPEVLVLDEFDSHLDGETAGVVEEALAKCRCRYSVRCTQDMAAAARADTVLYLEKGRVGEIGTPAAVFAAREETCFYPPLWRIMHGRQA
- a CDS encoding energy-coupling factor ABC transporter ATP-binding protein — protein: MDVRLDSVLFRRGAFTLTCSGVFGEGVHLVSGRVGSGKTTLALLLAGLIRPSAGTVTREGIESLTLSFQNPEYHVTEATVEAEVLSYGADPVEIAKICGLEDRLGDDPFALSRGELKRLHLACILSGRHNLLVLDEPFSSLDCVQKGRLCRELNERKGGVTVIFTHERQVLPRADYLWEVEEGEVVSLGRVPDAIPAWRHAPPYLRHALDAGVVPENIRFRDAVEALCRTHD